In a single window of the Callithrix jacchus isolate 240 chromosome 1, calJac240_pri, whole genome shotgun sequence genome:
- the TMEM210 gene encoding transmembrane protein 210: MAPGLWPQSCLCGSPLGLTCFSLLLIPAAAGTYCECSLGLSREALIALLVVLAGIGASCFCALVIVAIGVLRAKGETCPRLVNNRLVENFGVQEDRMDLHPVYVESQLLDADLEVSVMPPLEDESFVAIPMEATPEEPPPPPPLPPE, encoded by the exons ATGGCCCCTGGTCTCTGGCCTCAGTCCTGCCTGTGTGGCAGCCCCCTGGGCCTCACATGCTTCTCCCTTCTACTCATCCCTGCTGCAG CTGGAACCTACTGTGAATGCAGCCTTGGCCTCAGCCGAGAGGCCCTCATCGCCCTCCTTGTGGTGCTGGCGGGCATCGGTGCCAGCTGCTTCTGCGCCCTCGTCATCGTGGCAATTGGCGTCTTGCGGGCCAAGGG TGAAACATGCCCGAGACTAGTGAACAACAG GTTGGTGGAGAATTTTGGAGTCCAGGAAGACCGCATGGACCTGCATCCAGTATATGTGGAGTCCCAGCTCTTGGACGCTGACCTGGAGGTCTCCGTGATGCCCCCACTGGAGGATGAGAGTTTCGTGGCCATCCCCATGGAGGCTACCCCAGAggagccacccccacccccacccctaccacCTGAGTAG
- the ANAPC2 gene encoding anaphase-promoting complex subunit 2: protein MAAAAAAAVQGGSDPRPGQELLLAWNTVSTGLVPPAALGLVSSRTSGAVPPKEDELRAAVEVLRGHGLHSVLEEWFVEVLQNDLQANISPEFWNAISQRENSADEPQCLLLLLDAFGLLESRLDPYLRSLELLEKWTRLGLLMGTGAQGLREKVHTMLRGVLFFSTPRTFQEMIQRLYGRFLRVYMQSKRKGEGGTDPELEGELDSRYARRRYYRLLQSPLCAGCGSDKQQCWCRQALEQFHQLSQVLHRLSLLERVSAEAVTATLHQVTRERMEDRCRGEYERSFLREFHKWIERVVGWLGKVFLQDSPSRPASPEAGNTLRRWRCHVQRFFYRIYASLRIEELFSIIRDFPDSRPAIEDLKYCLERTDQRQQLLVSLKAALETRLLHPGVNTCDIITLYISAIKALRVLDPSMVILEVACEPIRRYLRTREDTVRQIVAGLTGDSDGTGDLAIELSKTDPASLETGQDSEDDSGEPEDWVPDPVDADPGKSSSKRRSSDIISLLVSIYGSKDLFINEYRSLLADRLLHQLSFSPEREIRNVELLKLRFGEAPMHFCEVMLKDMADSRRINANIREEDEKRPVEEQPPFGVYAVILSSEFWPPFKDEKLEVPEDIRAALEAYCKKYEQLKAMRTLSWKHTLGLVTMDVELADRTLSVAVTPVQAVVLLYFQDQASWTLEELSKAVKMPVALLRRRMSVWLQQGVLREEPPGTFSVIEEERPQDRDSMVLIDSDDESDSGMASQADQKEEELLLFWTYIQAMLTNLESLSLERIYNMLRMFVVTGPALAEIDLQELQGYLQKKVRDQQLVYSAGVYRLPKNCG from the exons ATGGCGGCGGCGGCAGCTGCGGCGGTGCAGGGGGGCAGCGACCCCCGGCCTGGACAGGAGTTGTTACTGGCTTGGAATACCGTGAGCACCGGCCTGGTGCCGCCGGCTGCGCTGGGGCTG GTGTCTTCACGGACCAGCGGTGCAGTCCCGCCAAAGGAAGACGAGCTCCGGGCGGCGGTGGAGGTTCTGAGGGGCCACGGCCTGCACTCGGTCCTGGAGGAGTGGTTCGTAGAGGTGCTGCAGAACGATCTGCAGGCCAACATCTCCCCTGAGTTCTGGAATGCCATCTCCCAGCGCGAGAACTCTGCGGATGAGCCCCAGTGCCTTCTGCTGCTCCTTGATGCTTTTGGCCTGCTGGAGAGCCGCCTGGATCCCTACCTGCGGAGCCTAGAGCTGCTGGAGAAATGGACTCGCCTGGGCTTGCTGATGGGCACTGGTGCTCAGGGGCTGCGAGAAAAGGTCCACACTATGTTGCGCGGAGTCTTGTTCTTTAGCACCCCCAGAACCTTCCAAGAAATGATCCAGCGTCTGTATGGGCGCTTCTTGAGAGTCTATATGCAGAgtaagaggaagggagaagggggcACAGACCCGGAACTTGAGGGGGAGCTGGACAGCCGGTATGCCCGCCGCCGCTACTACCGACTCCTGCAGAGCCCGCTGTGTGCAGGGTGCGGCAGTGACAAGCAGCAGTGTTGGTGTCGCCAAGCTCTGGAGCAGTTCCACCAGCTCAGCCAGGTCTT ACACAGGCTCAGTCTGCTGGAGCGGGTCAGTGCCGAGGCTGTGACCGCCACCCTGCACCAGGTGACCCGGGAGAGGATGGAGGACCGATGCCGAGGCGAGTACGAGCGCTCCTTCCTGCGAGAGTTCCACAAG TGGATCGAGCGGGTGGTTGGCTGGCTCGGCAAGGTGTTCCTGCAGGACAGCCCCTCCAGGCCCGCATCTCCCGAGGCGGGCAACACCCTGCGCCGCTGGCGCTGCCATGTGCAGAGGTTCTTCTACCGCATCTATGCCAGCCTGCGCATCGAGGAGCTCTTCAGCATCATCCGAG ACTTCCCAGACTCCCGACCAGCCATCGAGGACCTCAAGTACTGCCTGGAGAGGACAGACCAGAGGCAGCAGCTGCTCGTGTCCCTCAAGGCCGCCCTGGAGACGCGGCTGCTGCATCCAG GCGTCAACACGTGTGACATCATCACCCTCTACATCTCTGCCATCAAGGCGCTGCGCGTGCTGGATCCCTCCATGGTCATCCTGGAGGTGGCCTGTGAGCCCATCCGCCGCTACCTGAG GACGCGGGAGGACACGGTGCGGCAGATCGTGGCCGGGCTGACGGGGGACTCGGACGGGACGGGGGACTTGGCCATTGAGCTGTCCAAGACTGACCCAGCAAGCCTGGAGACGGGCCAGGACAGTGAGGATGACTCGGGCGAGCCTGAGGACTGGGTCCCAGACCCCGTGGACGCTGATCCAG GGAAGTCCAGCTCCAAGCGGCGCTCCTCAGACATTATCAGCCTGCTGGTCAGCATCTACGGCAGCAAGGACCTGTTCATCAATGAGTACCGCTCGCTGCTGGCCGACCGCCTACTGCACCAGCTCAGCTTCAGCCCGGAGCG GGAGATCCGCAACGTAGAACTGCTGAAGCTGCGCTTTGGCGAGGCCCCGATGCACTTCTGCGAGGTCATGCTGAAG GATATGGCGGACTCCCGCCGCATCAATGCCAACATCCGGGAGGAGGACGAGAAGCGGCCGGTGGAGGAGCAGCCGCCATTCGGGGTCTATGCTGTCATCCTGTCCAGTGAGTTCTGGCCGCCCTTCAAGGATGAGAAGCTGGAGGTCCCTGAGGACATCAGGGCAGCCCTGGAGGCTTACTGCAAGAAGTACGAGCAGCTCAAG GCCATGCGGACCCTCAGCTGGAAGCACACTCTGGGCCTGGTGACCATGGACGTGGAGCTGGCTGACCGTACACTGTCTGTGGCAGTCACCCCGGTACAGGCGGTGGTTCTGCTGTACTTTCAGGACCAAG CCAGCTGGACCCTTGAGGAGCTGAGCAAGGCGGTGAAGATGCCCGTGGCACTGCTGCGGCGGAGGATGTCTGTGTGGCTACAGCAGGGTGTGCTGCGAGAGGAGCCCCCTGGCACCTTCTCTGTCATCGAGGAGGAGCGGCCTCAGGACCGGGACAGCATGGTCCTCATCGACAGTGATGACGAGAGCGACTCGGGCATGGCCTCCCAGGCAGaccagaaggaggaggagctgcTG CTCTTCTGGACCTACATCCAGGCCATGCTGACCAACCTGGAGAGCCTCTCGCTGGAACGCATCTACAACATGCTGCGCATGTTTGTGGTGACCGGGCCTGCGCTGGCTGAGATCGACCTGCAGGAGCTGCAGGGCTACCTGCAGAAGAAGGTGCGGGACCAGCAGCTCGTCTACTCGGCCGGCGTCTACCGCCTGCCCAAGAACTGCGGCTGA
- the LRRC26 gene encoding leucine-rich repeat-containing protein 26 — protein sequence MRSSSWSRPWPQTPTLLPLLLLLPPLSPWPVWAQVSATASPSGSPGARDCPEECTCEPGGLATCSALALPAVPAGLSLRLRELLLDHNHLRALPPGAFAGAGALQLLDLSENGLHSVHVRAFWGLGALQLLDLSANQLEALAPGTFAPLRALRTLSLAGNRLARLEPAALGALPLLRSLSLQDNALAALAPGLLARLPALDALHLHGNPWACSCALRPLCAWLRRHPLSTSEAEAALCVWPGRLTLSPLTAFPDAAFRHCAQPLALRDLAVVYALGPASFLVSVAACLALGSVLTACSARRRRRTAALRRPRRPRDPDSDPDPHCSVSPAGPGIPAAAAQA from the exons ATGCGGAGTTCCTCCTGGTCGCGGCCTTGGCCGCAGACGCCAacgctgctgccgctgctgctgctgctgccgccgctgtCGCCTTGGCCTGTCTGGGCACAGGTGTCGGCCACGGCCTCGCCCTCGGGGTCCCCAGGCGCCCGGGACTGCCCCGAGGAGTGCACGTGCGAGCCCGGCGGCCTGGCCACCTGCTCTGCACTCGCGCTTCCGGCCGTGCCCGCGGGCCTGAGCCTGCGCCTCCgcgagctgctgctggaccacaACCACCTCCGCGCGCTGCCGCCCGGTGCCTTCGCGGGAGCGGGCGCACTGCAGCTTCTGGACCTGAGCGAGAACGGGCTCCACTCAGTGCACGTGCGAGCCTTCTGGGGCCTGGGCGCGCTACAGCTGCTGGACCTGAGCGCCAACCAGCTGGAAGCGCTGGCACCCGGGACCTTCGCGCCGCTGCGCGCGCTGCGCACCCTCTCTCTGGCTGGCAACCGGCTGGCTCGCCTGGAGCCCGCGGCGCTGGGCGCGCTCCCGCTGCTGCGCTCACTCAGCCTGCAGGACAACGCGCTGGCGGCACTCGCGCCGGGGCTGCTGGCCCGCCTGCCCGCCCTGGACGCGCTGCACCTGCACGGCAACCCCTGGGCCTGCAGCTGCGCGCTGCGCCCACTGTGCGCCTGGCTGCGCCGGCACCCGCTGTCCACGTCAG AGGCCGAGGCGGCGCTCTGCGTGTGGCCGGGACGCCTGACACTCAGCCCGCTGACTGCCTTCCCCGACGCCGCCTTCCGCCACTGCGCGCAGCCGCTAGCCCTGCGGGACCTGGCCGTGGTCTACGCGCTCGGGCCGGCCTCCTTCCTCGTCAGCGTGGCCGCCTGCCTGGCGCTGGGATCCGTGCTCACCGCCTGCAgcgcgcgccgccgccgccgcaccGCCGCCCTCCGCCGGCCAAGGAGACCGCGGGACCCGGACTCCGATCCCGACCCCCACTGCTCGGTCTCGCCCGCGGGCCCGGGGATCCCCGCGGCAGCCGCCCAAGCCTGA